The following nucleotide sequence is from Planctomycetaceae bacterium.
ACGACTTCGCTGGTCCATGGGACTTCATTTTGCATGTTGTATTTGCGCTGTTCGCGCTGCTTCTGTGGGCGCTGATCGGCAGCACAGCACTATCCACCGATTACGTCTGGTGGTCGGCCGACTATCGCTTCTACGATCCATCCCCGATCCTTGTCCGGCCTGCCATCACGCCAGTCCGCAGCGCCATCCGCTGGGTGACCGTGCCGCGCCTCCGCGTCCCTCGCGATCTATGCGACGATCCGTCTGCTCATGGCGGCGGGAACTACGATGCGCACGAGGACAGCCACGGCGTGCAGGGACGGTTGCGCCAGCAGTACCCGGGCCACGAGGCGGTGTATCTCATGCATGGACGCGCGGCGCTGATTCCGGTGCCACGCTTCACGCTCACTGCCGTGGCCAGGGCCATCCCCGAGCGACTCCGCGGCAAGCGATACGGTCTCTACTTGGTGCAGCAGGCGCGCGCAGGATGGGACAACGAGCCAACCTACGTGCTCAATGAGTGGTCGTGCTACATCAACGGTTTGGAGTGCGACATCCTCAGGCGCGACCGGGCCAACATACGCCATGGTATCGAGGTGTGCAGGGAGTTTGAGGCTTACGCTCGCACCCTGCTGGATATCGCGCGCAGCACACCCGATTACGACGCCGAGCCGCTGGCCGCACTGATCGAATACCAGAGCGCTCGGCTGCAACGAATGATCGTAGGCGTGCCACCGGCCGCGGCGGTCAACACACCAACGGGCCAGCCCGCCGCTCCTCGCGCGTCAATGCCACGCGAGTACAGCGTGCCGGCAGCCGTACCGCGACTCGCCGCGCCCGGTGGCTGTCCTGGGGGCCAGTGTCCTACGCCTGGGGCGCAGGGCACGCAGGGCATCCAATGGCAGCCGTTGCTGAGGAGGGCGAGATGAATACCGATACTCGCTATCTACAGTCACTGTGGGACCGCCTGCCGGACAGCGGCGTGCTGGCCATTCCGCCAGGAACGTACCTCACAGACGGCACGCTGGAGTGGGCAGGCAAGGGCTCGCCGGTTGTGCTCGCACACGGGGTCACAATCAAGATTACGCTTGAACCTCGCCCGGCAATCCGCCTGTCCAAGTGTAGCTTCGCGCGAATCACCGGCTTGCGGTTGGAAGCACCCTACAACTCGGACAAGCCGCGACCTCAAGGCTTGACTGGCCTGGAACTCGTCAACGTCAATTACGCGAAGCTGGATATCGACTTCATCCATTACTTCCATACCGGCATCAAGCTGGTTGGCGACAGCAAAAGCTGCTCGTACAACGAAATCAGTTTCGGGCAAATCTACGCTGAACGCGGCTTAGTCATGGAAGCAAAGGCTGGCGGCTGGGCGAACGACATTGTGTTGCGGCGGGGGAAGATGACCGGCCCATACCCCGGCACGACCTTCATTGAATCGCTGAACGGCCTGCCGAATCCACTGCGAGGCTTGTACTCGTTTGGCGTGACCTTCGAGTCGCGCGAGGCGTGCTTGTATCGCGGCAGCGTTGCCACTGAGGTTGAGTTCCACGGCTGTTATTACGAGCATCCTGGCGCTGGCAAGATGACCGTGGAGCACGCGAAGAAGTTTCGGCCGGTGTTCTTTGGTGGCGATCCAAGCACGTTGACATTCATCGAGAAGTAAAGGATCATCATGCCCGACGCAACCGAGATTATCCGTAAGGCCGGCGACAGCGGCGGCTGGGAGCCAATGATGGTGGCGTTCGTTTTGATCGCTTGCATCGCCGCTATTTCCTGGCTCGTTAAGGTGTATATGGCGCAGGCCAACAAGCGCGAGGACTCCATGGCTGCACGGATCAACACGCTGGAGGATTACCAGCGTGCCACACTGGCGACCATGATCGAGAAGACGCAAACCGCGCTTGTGGACAACTCAACGGCAATCCGTGACTTGCGCGACACTCTTGAAGGCAAGCCATGCTTGCTCACAGACGAGCGAAGCGACCGGCTTGTGGATCGCATAGCGACTCGAATCAAAGACAAAGCACAGGCATAGGAGCAATCATGCCAATCAACCCCGTCATCAATCCTCTTGGCGAAGTCACGGTACCCGAGCGGCCGGCCGTCCCGCATCCCCACGTCGCCACGACGTTTCTCAGGATGCGACGGGAGCCAAAGCCGGCCAACGAGCGGGGCAACCCCGCCGACGAACACGAGTGGTTTCGCGAGTTGACTTTGACGGTTCGCGGCGGCTACAACTCGGCAGCCCAGACCTTCATCTCGCCCGAGGATCTTGCCCTCCTGAACGATGCAGACCGCGCGAAGTGCCGGCCACTCAACCACGCCTACCCCGACGTGGATGCACTCGGCGAGCAGTGGCCCGTGGTCGGGCTGGTGATGCTTCTCGTCAACAATGCGGCCCCACGGCTCCTGTTGCTGGATGAGGTTCTCATGCCGCAACTGGCAGCCCTTGACGCGCAGATAGTGGCGACTGCTGGGGCGAAGGTCGATGCTGAGCAAGCCCTCGCGACGGCTCAAGCGGCCGTTGCGGCCTTGCCCGGCCAGATCGCGGCGGCAGAGGCAGCGGTTGCGGCCCTGCCGGAGGACGCCACGCAAGATCAGCGGGACGTGGCGGCCGGCGAAGTGCTGGTACTCACTGCCCAGCTTGCGGAGGCGACTTCGCAGGCGGCTTCCCTGCCAGCAACCATCGCCGAACTCGACGGCACGCTGACCACACTCGGCGTGCAACGGGACGCGCTGACGGCCACAATTGCCCCGGTGCAGGCGGCCTTGACCGACGTGCCGGCGGCATTGGCGGAAGCAATGGGAGGGTAGGCGATGGCGTACCAAGAATTCTTCTGCAATTCCGCCGGCTCAAACATGAATGGGGGCAGCGAAGGCACTTCCACGACCGCTATTGGTGCGGCCGTACTGACCAGCACGAACGGAGCCTGGGACGCCATTGCGACGGATACCACCGTCAGCACGTTTACTTGTTCCGACTCGCCTACGCTTACCGCTGGCATGGTCGGCATGTACGCCAGCGTTTTTCAGGACGGAGACACAACCCCTACTGCGAATCGTTACGTCAACGCTCTGATTACTGCCATCGACAACACAGCAAAGACGATCACGCTGAGCATCGCCAAGCGAAACACACTCGGAACGCCAATAGCAGACCAAGCTAACGGCTACACGATCAAGGTAGGCGGGGCTTGGGCTGGACCGGCAGCAACCGTGCAGTTTCCGTTTGCGTTCATCACCGGTGCTGCTGTAGATACCACCGGAAATTGCAGTCCAAGAGTGAACTTCAACGGCACGTTCAATATCACAGCAGGCATTGACCACAACCTCGCAGGTCCGGTGGTTTTCGAGGGCTATACGACTGCCGCTGGTGATGGCGGCTATGCGATCCTTGACGGCGGCAGCCCGGCCACGTCGCTGAATATGTTCCAGCTTCGCGGAACGGCAAACGGACTGCGATACTTCAAAGCACAAAACAACGGGGCCGGAAATTTGTATCCGCAGGGATACGGACTGAATATAGCCGGGAACGGTAACTGGATAATGCGATGTGTCGCCACGGCGATTCGAGGGAACGGGATCATTGTCGCCAGTGCTTCGGCTGAGGCTTTCGAGTGCGAGGTGTATGGTTGTGGAATGGGGAATACCGCTGCTTTCTTCGTCCAGCAGGGCGTTGCTCGTAGGTGCATTTCCCACGATAACTCTGGAGGGACACTGACAGCCGGTTTCACGATTGGCAACTACGGCAGCGCGGCATGGCTGATCGACTGCGTTTCGGAGTCAAACTCAGGTAATGGTGTACATGTCGCCATCGGTGCCACTGGAGGAGGTGCCCAGATTGTCGGCTGCGACATCTACAATAACGCGGTGGATGGAGTGAGGATCGTAACTGCCGCCGGTGTGCATGCTCGTGTCATTATCGAAAACTGCAACCTCGTCAAAAACACAGGGTACGGGATAAACAACTCCAGTACCGGCCAGTGTACCGGCATGATTCGCAATTGCGGTTTCGGGGCTGGCACACAGGTCAATGGCAGTGGTGCTACGAACAACCTCAAGTCAACTGAGGTGCTTGATTCCGTGACATACTCGGACGACGTTACGCCGTGGACAGACCCAGCGAACGGTGATTTTCGTATTTCCCTGGCTGCTGCAAAAGGCACTGGGCGAGGTGCGTTCTTGCAGACGGCACCCTCATACGCCGGGACCGTTAGATACCCGGATATTGGCGCAGGGCAGCATCAGGACAGCGGCGGCGGCGGCCTTCCCCGCAATCGCGGAATCCTTTCTGGAGGATCACTCTAATGGGCGCAACCGGCGTAAAAGGCATCGACGTGCGGCAGACCGCCAACGGCCTGATCTTCCGCGCGAGCCTCAAGAACTCCTCTGGTGCGATCCTCGCGACGGGCACAACGGAGCTTCGCCTGTTCGAGGTGCAGGACGACGGCAGCTTGCATGTATTTGACTTCTACGCATCGACGCTTGACTTCACGTCCGGCACGCCAAGCGACGACGAAGCGGAGATGACCAAGCGGACGCATCTTGACGACGGCGGTAACCCACGCGAGACGGGGATTTGGACGTACAAGCTGGCAGACGTGAGCAAGTTCGTTAAGGGCGCGATCTACATTGCCCAGGTGACGAACAGCGGGGCCAGCCCGGTTGACCAAGAGCGGGAGTTTCAGTTTGGCGACGTGGAGGGAGATCTCGCGGTTACAGATACTGACCTGCTTAAAGCGGACGCGGAAGAGTGGGCGGGTGCGCAGGTATTACTCTCGTCCGGCATGGCGGGGTCGAACGTCCCGCTGGTCGCGCACACGAATGACGGGGCGGCGAAAGTCACGCTGGCAAGCTCCACAGATAAACAGCCCGCGAGTCTCGCCACTGCCGACGTGACCGGCAACCTGCCTGCCAACGTAGTTGACTGGAAAGGCGCGACCGCCCCCGCCATGACCGGCGATGCCTTCGCGCGGCTGGGTGCGCCTGCTGGGGATAGTGTGTCGGCTGATATTGCGGGCATTCACGCGAAAACGACGAACCTCCCGGCCAGCCCGGCAGCCGTGGGAAGCGCGATGACGCTGGCCACGGGCGCGATTACCTACAGCACGTTTGGGAGTTCGGCGATCACTTCCGGTGCCTTCGCAACCGATGCCATCTCCGCCGCCGCGCTGAGTTCGGCAGCCGTGGCAAAGATCGTTGCCGGGCAGGCGGATGTGTACACCGCGAAGGTGACACGCGGACGCAACGGCAACACGGAAATTTACCTCGTCAACTGGTTTAAGAACGGTGCCGCAATCCTCGCCAGCATCACGGACGCAACTATCACCGTCATGCCGGTGACGACGCCAGCCTCTCCGCTGATTAGCGCTGCAACACTCAACGCGGACGGGCTGGCTTACGGGTACTTGTACTATTCTGCCGACCCATCGACCGAGAAGAGCGCGGCGGGCGTGATGTACGGGGCTACGCTGTCGGCGGTAATCGACGGCGACACGCGAACGTTCCCGTGGGGAGTTGTAAAGGACGCATAATGAGTTTCACTACCTTAGTACAGCGCCGTTACGACAACGACAAGACGGCTATTCAAGCCGCCATCACTGCCGCCGACATTGCGGCTGGTACAAAGACTACGCTTGGAAACGCGCTCACTTCCGCACATGGGGCAACTAGCGCAGCCGGTGTCTCCTCGACGGGCTTTACGACCACGTTGCCATACGAAACGGCTCACGGGGATATGTTCGGCGTACAAGCCGCTCTGTGGCGCGAGCTTGGGCACACGGTCATGCGAGCATGGGCCGCAAACCCTTGGAGTTATCCAAACGCCTACGCGACTCCTACGGCAATACCCGGAACCAGCACGGTCTATGCATTGCGCCGGGACGTACAGCCGACATTGATCCGCGTGGCGAATCCAACGGCCGCTACAATCACCGTAACACTTTCTGTTGCTGGAATGACCGGCAGCCCGACTCCCTTGTGGGCGACCGTTTACAAGGTGCTGTGGACGGACACCCCGGAAATGCAGGAAGCGTGGAGCCGTAGCGAGCCCGTGCAAACTCGCATGGAGGAAATCACGGCCAGCGAGTACGGCTGGTCGATGGACGTTGCGCCCGGCTTCATTGGAGAGTTTTGGATTGACTGGGATGCCACGACGGAGTACCACGCCACCAAGCAGGCTTCCGTCACGGACGGCACAACGACCGTGCAGATTCCCATATCGTTTCACGTTTACAATGTGGAGATGCCGACCGCCAAGCAGTTTTCATTCGGGACGTGGGATCGGCTCGACACTCAGACGCGCACCACCGCAGATGTGGAGGCGTTGTGCGAGGGCTTCGGCTACAACAGCCCGGAAACGGGAGGCTGGGGCATTGTAATCGGCACTGGCGTCAGCTCACAAGGGGGTACGCCGTGGACGCTGACAATGGACTGGACGAATTTGCGAGCGTGGGTTGCCGCGAATCCAAACGCCAGTCGATATTTAATTTGGCAGCATTGTGTCGGTGAGTACAACTTGTCTGGACGGCTTGGGATTTCCTACACGGAACCTGACCTGTATGGGTTGGCCGACGAGAACATGCCGCCGCGTGTTGGCGAGTGGGCGAGGCAGTTGCACGAAGAGTTGGACTCCCTGGGAATTGCTGATAAGACATACCTGCACATCTATGATGAGCCTGGCACCGAGACAGCGTACACGGTTGCCGTAGCCTACATGCAAGCGATCAAGGCAGGGGCACCAAACTTGAAGCTGATGGGGAACCCATCACCTCCGCTTGCCGGACTCGAAACGCTAGATGCTGATTATCTCGCCGCCGTGGACCTGTTCATGCTGGTCTACAACGACTTCATCTACAAGGCGGGCCAGTACAGCATGACTCCGCTCGCGCTCGCGCAATGGTTCCAGCAGTACGGCGAAGTTGGCTTCTATGATGCAGTTGGGCCACGGCACGGAATCGACCCCTATTATGTCGAGCGCATGATGGGAATCCGCAATTACACCCTTGGGGCTGTTGGCGGAATGAACTTCTGGCTCATGAAGGCCGGTGACTTCAGCGGACAGACTTGGGTGGGCAGCAACGAGTACACGGTACAGACACCGAACTATTTGAACACCCCACTATTCATGGAAGCGACCACTGCATTTCCCAGCAAGCAGTTGGCGGGGATTCGTGCGGCGCAGCAAGACTACGAGCTATGCAAGCAGTTGGAGACATTGATTGCCGCGAAGCCAGCAGTTACGGGATTGGCCACCGCGCAGACCGTTCTGGATGCCTTTGCTGGTGTCGATGATTACAGCGATGCCTATGCCTCCTACATGGCGTGGCAGGACAGCACGGCAGTCAAGGGCGAGCGGACGGAACTGGATGCGGCCCGCGCGGCGGTTGTCGAACAGATTGCTGTAATGACTAACGCCAACCCGCCGCAAAGCAAGCGGCGCGCGGTTGTGTTCTTTGCGTCAATGGAGTTTTGATTATGAGGTATGAACCCGGCGCTGCACACATCCTGTCATGCCAGCTAAAGAACCGCTCTGGCGAGCCAATCATCGACGGCACGGTGAGCCTGTACTTGCTGATTACAAAGGCATCGACGCCAGTATTCGAGAACGTCTGGTACAAGTCTGACGACTCGTACAACTCGCCTGAAGAAGCCTACGCCACGGCTACGCTGGCCACGGGCAGCACGCAAGGCGTTTGGGCAGTCGAGGTGCGTGCAGAGGCTTTCGTGGCTGGGCGGAAATACAGAGCGTACTGGGTTGACTCTGCCGGGCGCGGCGAGCCGTACACCGAGGAAATCGAGGTTGAGACGGGCGGGACTGCGATCAAGACGGAGACGGCTACCCTAGCAGCAGTGAAGCCCGACTACAAGCCGACCGTTGATAGCAGCGGCTATACCGCTGTGCAAGCCGACGTCGATGTTGACGAGGCGGCGATTGCGGCGGAAGTGCTTAATCTCATCGGTGCAAGCGGAGTTCCGGTTGACGCGGCTGCAACTGTTGGGGCGTTTCCAGCGGCGGCATTGGCGAATTCTCCTGCCACGTCACCATCCGTGACAATTACCCCAGCTCAAATCTCAGTATCTCCTGGCGAGGCGAAGTCCCATGCCACGCTGTACGCCTATCAATATGCCAAACTCTCGTATACACTTACAATAACGGACGCCGCAGGAACAGCCATTACCCTAACAAGCAAAACCCTCTCGATGGTATTCTTCGACGCGGCCGTGCCGGGCGTGGCGGTATTCACCCTGGCCACCACAGGCGAGTCCGGCGACAACCTGGTTGTCAGTGGAGACGACAGCAACATCGTAACTGTGGCCGGCGCGGACACTCATACCCAGACAGCCCGGCGCCTAAGCTGGGTTCTGCGAAACCTAACGGACGATTCTGTAATTGGCAGTGGCAAGCTGGAAATTATCGCTTGCCCGGCGTAACGACACCCAAAGAGAAAGGGCGGACCTGAATGGACGACGAACGGAAAACCCACCTCCTGCTGGTTGTGGACCGCGTGCTCCGCGTGCGCGACGAATGGGCGGCCAGCGATGTTCCCTACATCACCGAGGCGTGGGAAGAGGCGATGGACGACATGGCCGCCGTGTTCAGCGACGGCGATCTTCCCGGCGAGTGCCGGCAGATGGCGACTCACGTCAACCTGCTTCTTGGCTGCTGGCGGGAGTGGTGGGAACGCAATCAGCGCGCGGATCTCCCCCGCGACAAAACCCCAGCCCCTGGCCCAAAGTTCTGGGGCGCCCTCTCGTCGGTTGAGGACGCCCGCGACCGGACTCGTCCGCAACCCGTCAAGCGGCTGGAAAGCGTGGCCAGTTTGAAGGCCCTTCAGCCCCCGGTCGGAGACCAGCAGATCTGCCGCATCTACGGCTGGCGGGACGAATTCGGGCACTGGGAGACGTGGAAGATCGAGGAAGAGCTCGCCCAGCCCGGCAAGCACTCCACCAAAGACCCCAACTGGTGCCCACCCCACGAGAAACGCCGGCAGGAGGCGGAGACCGCCCAGCGCGCCGCCGTGGCCCGAGCCAAGCGGAGCCTGACGCAGAAGCTCGAGCGCATGACCACCCCGGCGCCCGAGAGTATCGCCATGCTGGTACGCCAGGGGGTCTCGGCAAAGCAAATCGCCCGCATGCACAAGATCAGCGTGGACGAGGTGCTGGCCCATTGCGACGAGCAGGGTATCGCTCGCCCCGTGGAGGATTACGCGGATCCCAATCACACCAGCGGGCAGTACGACCGAGTGCAGCCCGAGGACAAGGCGGAGATCGAGGCGATCATTGCCGAAGCCGACGAGCAGCCGGCTCCAATGACCCTGGAGCAGGAAATCGTCCATTATCACAAGCAGGCCATGGATCCCAAGGCCATCGCCGAGGCCGTGGGCAGTACGCCGGCCAAGGTCAAGGCGATCTTGAAGCGATGGGAAGAGGATCCGGCGGCATTCGGGGAGGTGTGATGTGGGGCGAAAACCCAAGAGCGGAAAAAACGTCTATATGCCGATGCGCGAGAAAATAACTCGCATTATCGCGCTTCGCCTGGACGGCTGGACCCTGGACGCCATCGCCAAAGAAATGGGATACGCCGGCCCTTGCGGTGTGCGATCGGTATTGATGCGAGCCATGGCCAAGGTTCCACCCCCACCCAATGCCGAGGAATTGCGGCAACGTGAGCTTGCGGTTTGCGATGAGGTTGAACGCGAGGCATGGGAGCAATGGTATCGCAGCACCAAGGATGCCAGAAGTCGCATCGAGGCGGAAACCAAAGACGGCACTTTCGTGACGAAGCGAGTTGAGGGCCAGTCCGGCAATCCAGCATTGCTCGACAAGGTGCTCAAGGCCGCCGAGCGGCGTGCCAAGCTACTTGGCTTAGACGCCCCGCAGCGAATCGACCTCAAAAAGGACGATGATGCATGGGATAGCTTGCAGGGCAAAACTCCAGAGGAGTGGACAGCGGAGATCAGGGAGCGATTGAATGCAGGTGTTGACGCCGCAAGAAATCGAGGTCGCCCAAAGTGCGTGGACGACGTGGACGCCGAGACCTGACCGCCCCGAGGAGTTCGACCAGCAGGCAGGGTTTGTCGAGGCGACGGATAAGGTGTCCTTCGCCCTGGGCGGCAATGGGTCCGGCAAGACGGCCGCCGCCGCGAAAAAATGCGCACGGTTCCTGCTTTCGACGCCACCACCGCGAAAGGATACGCCGTTTTGGATCATCGCCAAGACCTACTATCAGGTGTGTGCGGTGTGCTGGGGGGAGAAGCTGGGCGGCCAGCAGTTCTTGCCCAAGGCCGCCGTGGATTGGCCGAACGTAACCTACTACGACGTCAAGCGACGCTGGCCTTTGTATGTTCCCTTGAAGCCGCACAAGAACGGGAATAACTGGGTGATCGAGTTCAAGAGCTACGAGCAGGGGCGAGAAAACATGCAGGCCCGCAGCATCGGCGGCTTCTGGTTTTCTGAGCAGTTCCCTGGAGACTTGTTTCTTGAAGTACTCCGCGGCTGTCGCGACTACATGTTTCCCGGC
It contains:
- a CDS encoding right-handed parallel beta-helix repeat-containing protein, whose protein sequence is MAYQEFFCNSAGSNMNGGSEGTSTTAIGAAVLTSTNGAWDAIATDTTVSTFTCSDSPTLTAGMVGMYASVFQDGDTTPTANRYVNALITAIDNTAKTITLSIAKRNTLGTPIADQANGYTIKVGGAWAGPAATVQFPFAFITGAAVDTTGNCSPRVNFNGTFNITAGIDHNLAGPVVFEGYTTAAGDGGYAILDGGSPATSLNMFQLRGTANGLRYFKAQNNGAGNLYPQGYGLNIAGNGNWIMRCVATAIRGNGIIVASASAEAFECEVYGCGMGNTAAFFVQQGVARRCISHDNSGGTLTAGFTIGNYGSAAWLIDCVSESNSGNGVHVAIGATGGGAQIVGCDIYNNAVDGVRIVTAAGVHARVIIENCNLVKNTGYGINNSSTGQCTGMIRNCGFGAGTQVNGSGATNNLKSTEVLDSVTYSDDVTPWTDPANGDFRISLAAAKGTGRGAFLQTAPSYAGTVRYPDIGAGQHQDSGGGGLPRNRGILSGGSL